A stretch of Pogona vitticeps strain Pit_001003342236 chromosome 5, PviZW2.1, whole genome shotgun sequence DNA encodes these proteins:
- the RNF148 gene encoding RING finger protein 148: protein MDLHGVANGRRRLASFCFMHFGIYLVCSSCADAFWVAELNISFWLGNQAVWEITENGMFAKASPLKKVSGVVVPPEGLYQNACNSETTFNKPPNGKSWIALIMRGQCPFTKKIKVAAEKGAAGVIIYNYPGTGNNIFPMFNFGAEDIVAVMISHLKGMDLLHLIHSGIDVMITIEVGKHYYPWLTHYMGTLLVFGLVAVAYCTFYCAGRLRRTRNPAPRRRQLVDINKAINHLELRTLKENDKEVGSNGENCVVCLEMYKPKDIARVLHCRHLFHQTCVDPWLSKHQTCPVCKWNILGAMEGVATETEPLVAAQIPNEASSTIRSPNEGNYGAAHVGMQKGPKAESRGE, encoded by the coding sequence ATGGACTTGCATGGAGTAGCCAATGGGAGAAGGAGGCTAGCATCTTTCTGCTTCATGCACTTTGGCATCTACCTCGTGTGTAGCTCATGTGCTGATGCCTTTTGGGTTGCTGAGCTTAACATCTCTTTTTGGCTGGGAAATCAGGCTGTGTGGGAGATCACAGAAAATGGGATGTTTGCCAAAGCATCTCCTTTGAAGAAGGTGTCTGGAGTTGTGGTGCCGCCAGAGGGACTGTATCAAAATGCCTGCAACTCTGAAACCACTTTCAATAAGCCACCAAATGGGAAGAGCTGGATAGCACTTATCATGAGGGGGCAGTGCCCATTTACCAAAAAAATCAAAGTTGCTGCAGAGAAGGGAGCTGCTGGTGTGATCATCTATAATTATCCAGGTACAGGTAACAACATCTTTCCCATGTTTAACTTTGGAGCAGAAGATATTGTGGCAGTCATGATCAGCCACCTGAAAGGTATGGATCTCTTACATTTGATTCACAGTGGCATTGATGTGATGATAACAATTGAAGTCGGAAAGCATTACTATCCATGGCTAACCCATTATATGGGCACCTTGCTTGTTTTTGGCTTAGTTGCTGTGGCATATTGCACTTTTTATTGTGCTGGGAGGCTACGAAGAACAAGGAATCCAGCACCAAGAAGAAGGCAGCTAGTTGATATTAATAAAGCCATTAATCATCTGGAGCTTCGCACATTGAAAGAGAATGACAAGGAGGTTGGATCTAATGGAGAGAACTGTGTAGTGTGTTTAGAAATGTATAAACCTAAAGATATAGCCCGTGTATTGCATTGCAGGCATCTTTTCCACCAAACCTGTGTTGATCCTtggctttcaaagcatcagacaTGCCCTGTGTGCAAGTGGAACATACTTGGGGCAATGGAAGGTGTTGCAACTGAAACAGAGCCACTAGTGGCTGCTCAAATAccaaatgaagcttcttccacgATCCGTTCTCCTAATGAAGGAAACTATGGAGCAGCACATGTGGGAATGCAGAAGGGCCCAAAGGCAGAATCCAGAGGTGAATAA